The following DNA comes from Pseudorasbora parva isolate DD20220531a chromosome 8, ASM2467924v1, whole genome shotgun sequence.
atcccaaaacagaaattaaattagtaacacacagtgatttcaattaactgtaataaataaagaacacggtagcatgcttataaacagttgaataagaataaatgaattgtttttaaaatgacacaaaatgtaaaatctattacaattagttttattctatataagggatttattttgtcttattctgactttttgttaatttaaatctttaaaatgcgcaATGCTTTTATTGAAAACATGTTGcggtgttattttttatttattattattatttcaagcatgagtgagaatgagtccgctacggaagtcacgtgttggaaaaaaaaaaaaacgaatattcgaatctcaaaactgaaaatcgaatgccacctcaccgaacgaatattcgattattctagtacagccctagtCACATTATGAAAGTAAAAGGGGTTGTATGTCTCATACCTACAGACACACTTCCTGTTACGTCACCATTGGCATTACGGGCATTGAGTGTAACATTTTCGGAGGAGTGCATCAGAAGAGCTGAATCCTGTAATGAAGAGAAGAATGAACAAAATGGGTGActaaatctatctatctatctgcatccatctatctatgCATTTacctatctatccatccatccacctgtCTCTGTTTACTCTTACCTCTCTGGAGTCGATTTCCTGGGCATAGAGAGGGAACAGAAAGTCTGATTCTCCCTCCAGTCTCAGCCCATCTGCATTGACTTGCAGGTATCCCATGCCTTCCTAAAGCAATCAATAACACAGAGAGCTTTCTCAGCATCAGTGCGCAACATCACACAGTGCTAAATTGAGATGAAAAGGCTCATCCAAATGGACTCATATTTCTATTAATAATCAATCAAATATGTGCCTGAGTAAAGCCATCTTACTGTATTGAACCACATAACTCGCAGGATCCAGATCGTAAGGGCAAAGTTCACCACCAGGATGATCAGGAGAAGCAGAACAAACAGATAGAGGCAGCGTTTCCGCCAGCCGTAGATGCCGATCATGTAGATGTACTCAGAGACTGAAGCCAGCGCCCCAGAGTCATCTGTGGTGGTGAGGTACTGCTCACGCACCATCTGCCAGTGAAGACTAGCTCATTAGTCAAGAGTGATTGATTGAATAATACTTCATGCATCTGTATCAAACTTTAAAACTACAATTCATGAAAATACACATGGAACTTTACAACCTGAACTAACATACTTTGTCATGGAAAAGTCTAAttatccaattttttttttgttccgtACACATTGTATGACTTTAATTTGGTCAAcaaatgtttttcaaaaattaataagAACTGAGGCATAAAACCTTTTTTATTCTTAATACCAGGTATAAACGAGGCCTTTGAGTATGCTTAGCTTGAGCATGCTAGCAAAGACTTTAGATACAGTGCACTCATATTACTTATAAATTGGGGAGAAATTTGTTTTCCAGGATTCctaagtttaaaagaacagtatttatttgaaatatacatattttgtagcattataaagatctttactgtcacttttgatttaaGTATCCGTGTTGAATATTCATTTCTTACAAGAAAGGAAAATCTTATTCActctaaacttttgaatggttgtTGTGCATGCTTAAAACCACAGTAGCAACTGTTGAACAACAAACTTGTAACAGCATAGAATCAGCctcacatttatttgatcaaatgtaaatctcgtttatttattatatatgctGTTTTCTGTCAGAACAGTGATCGTTGAGATGTGGATTTTGTCAGAGGAGTAGCACAGCATTTACTGTCAGATGAAGGAAAAACTGAAACAGCCTTCATGTCTCCCCATGGCAATTCATCCAAACATTCCATGGGTTTGGACTTGCATGTTCCAATTTTTTTCCACTCCCATTTGAAACATAATTACCAGCCagtaattaaacatttatatgaTATCAATGGCTGCATCGGATCATTAAAGTCCTGCAAGAAAGTAAACATATTGACTCCACAAGTTCCTCACAGACAGCCTCTCTCTTTCCCACTCGGTTTCCCTCAGGACTTTTTTCCATTTACCCACCCTACTGATGCTCTTTCACTGTTTCCAGCCTCATCTAAGCTGCCAAGAGAAGAAATTACAGCAGAACACTGCCTTTCCAAGCCACCGGAGTCTGACTTTGTTTTAAACAGAGATTCCAAGATCCTCGTGGTGGAAAGCCGGACCTGATCAAATATCGAGAGAATCCAGGAAGATTGAGCTGGCGTGATATTGCACAGTTACTGTGGAGTTCTGCTGGAGGATAAACAGTTATGAGGTGGGAAAACCAGTTCTCTGTGGAGCCCAGATAAGAGCTTGTGGATAGAGGCTGTGGGCAAACATTACAAGCTGTATGAAGTTTTCCCCACTCGGTCTAATCTTGCAGTCTGCATAACTCCAGCGCGCCGTAATGCCTCGAACCTCTAAAAATAGGTCCCAGGTCTGTGCTCTCATTTTAAAGGGGAAAAACAGCCAAAGTGTTTGAAATAATGATCAGACAGCAAACATTATGATGACTGAGAATTTATATTTTCAATCTCAGAAGTCAGACTATTACTAATTAAATTGGCTGATGCTAATATTTTGACAACATTAAAAAAGGGATAAAGATAGAGTGCTATGCAATAGTGAGAGCACCCCATTAAAAGTTGGCCATTTTGATACATACATGGACAACATTGATGAGTAGGTATAGATAAAAATTTAACACAATAATGGACCTTGCTTATAAAATTCATAGTGTGATCATAAACAGCTTTCATCTGcctttcattcatttttaaataacaattccACATATTCTGGTCATTCAAACATTATTAGTGACAAGGAACATGATTCATATTTTAAACATCAAGTCAGGAATCAAACTTGACTAAATGAATAAGAGTTTAAGTTAAAATGTGACTTACCCTGGCTGTTTTAGTGTGATCTGACACACTCCTCTGCAGTTACGCAGCAGTGCTGGAGTCCTCCGTTCCGTCCGTCTGTCAAACCCTCAACAGCTGCCTTCCATAAATCCGATTCTGGATCAGTCTCTGCGCGGACACCCCCCACCCAAAACTTCCTTTCAGGATCTCACATATCCTTCAGAGGTCTCTACACCTCGCGTTACGCAAATGCGAGACTTTAATGATCACTTGAGAGTGGATTCATTAGCGAGACTCATAAACACCAGGAGCTGGTTGTGTTGTTGTTTCTCAGGGAGGGAGGAAGTGTAGAGCGTGCGGGAAGAAGGGAAAAAATGACTGTCAGGAGAAAATtatagagcatttttttgcacttGTTTGACTTTTATGTATGTGAGTCACTTTCTACGCATGAGCTCCGGTGAGGAAACTAAAGTTAGTGGCTTCCCTCAATGAGGATCTGCTTGTCTGTTGGACAGTCTTGCTCTATAATGGCGGATCTATTAATAGATGCGCGTCTCTGCCAGCTGTAGCGGCCTTCAGGCTTACACACTGAGCTTTGTGTTGTATCTCTTATAGTTTGCGTAGTTAGGAGTCAGAATGGTCTTTGTGAAAACGTTTTTTTAAACCCCAAATTAGGGAATCCAGCTGGAAATAGGAGCTCAACACTGTTGGGCTATAACAGACTAGGTCCTTAAATTTAAATGCTGTTGTATTAAAAGGGGTGTTGTATTATTGAGGGTGTAAAAGGGTATAAGAAAAGTTTTAATTATTACTTGAAGAAGTTCTAAATTTGAGGACAGGTAAACAGGAATAGCGATATTGCTTAATGTGAATAAGTAATAAACTGCAAATAATTAATTGTGAGTTATGCATGTTTCAAAGTGAAAAACACTTTTTCTATTTCTCGCAATTCTTGCTTTATAACttccaattctgactttttttctcaggattgtgagatgtaatttttgcgagttataaagtccaattctgaggaaaaaagtctcagaattctgactttataacttgcagtTGGGAGTTTATAGCTCacaattcaatttttttttctcttgcaATTGCGAGGTTTTGTCTCTGCTATACCATAAGCTCCACCTACTGGCCCCGAGAGTataactgcattttttattCAGCCGCCCAATCAAAAAGAAGCTAGTGGATTGGATTGAGATATGAAGAATTTGGAGGTcgagtcaacacctcaaactcattgttgtgctcctcaaccCATCCCTCAACCATTTTTggtttgtggcagggcacattattctgctgaaagaggccacagccaccagggaatactgtttccatgaaagggtgtacatgatcTGCAACAAAGCAcatggtacatgtcaaagtcaCATCAACatggtttcccagcagaacatttcttaaggcatcacactgcctccaccgggTTGCCTTCTCATCCTGATGCCacgtgttccccaggtaagcgaccgCACATGCACCATCCAAGTTATGTAAAAGAAAAAgtgtgctgcgtcccaattcgcctacttatactatgaCCTAAAAGTATGCACTGTTTTTATGAtcaaaaagtacatacttttaagtgtgtagcagaagagtatgcaagcttttGGACATACCTCGTCATCTTAATCGGACTCTGCCGCTTAGTTatgtgcatcccgtcaccgtttaaacGGCCCTGTCAATCCTcttcacagttcaaatcctccacaacTAAAATTTTCATCTATGGTTGCAAGTTACGTTAAAGAGCCATATAGAGACCAGACTATCAGTGTTCTTTAGGCCAGTAAGGAACCACCTAGCaaacacccaaaacacactagtaaagaAGGCTAGGCCTGACCTCTTTAAAGACCCTAGCATGTATTGCAATGTTATTAGTGTAGTCAAACTTTGATAAGGCAAACAGCTGACCACATCCATCAATATCAGACCCATCAGCCAGCAAAAAAAATGGCGGGTTTAATCTCGCTTGTATTTATCATTCAAATCTGTCTGTAGCAACTAGCAAgcaaaatgtaatgtataataAAGACCTGACTAAGCCCATGTTGGAAATGCTCTATAGAAGAGAAACATCTGTATGCTCTAGGGAAAATGCTGGTTCTCATAAATGTGTAAAAATAGCAGAGAGCAAACTAAAatataacagaaaaaaaagagcatTCACATAATTCCATGGGTGATTATTCAAAGCTGAAGCTTAGCTAAACCCTTTTGAGCTGAAAGTGTACCAAGCACACAGAGAAAACAAATGTCACTGTCCAATTAGACATCGGCAATATCTTATATCCTCATTTTGCAAGCTTCAATGTGCATAACATGTGCAAATGTAATATTCTGTAGAATAAAATTAATTCAGGTTGACTGGGACACTTTTTTACCAGTCTTTGCCATCTCAGTGGCAACCTGAAATTAACTTATGGTCATTAATGGCTATGGGGATTCATTTTATACTAGCATTCTTgttaaaagtttttattttttatacatattaggctattattatctCCTTAGTAGCTAAACTGTgattttcacaagtgatgggtttttatttacattatagcCTACCTGCCAAGCACCTGGCCGTTGACATAGGCCTACAAACCTTCTTCTTACTCTTTCCTTGACCTTCAAGTCTCTTGTTTTAACAAGACCATTCGAAATCCTTACATTGCCTATGAAGCTTGCATTGCAATTGAATATAGCGTAGGATAGCATTACCAGAACTGTTCATAACTGGGATTATTTACACATTAAACGTAGGAATGTTCTGATAGTGTTGTCTGTTTCCAGACGGCGCGTGGGAGCTCAGAAACACGAATCTTCATTTAAACCGCGTGCAGTTTCCCaacatttgtttattaaaacgtTAAAATAATTGATTGAATAGTGGTAACTGAATTAAACATTGAAATGcgcataattatttttaaatgatttattttaaaaaaatatgttaaataaaaaacaactttATTATGCCACCAGAAACAGCCGTGATTAGTCCATCCTGAATGCGCTGTGGAAAGTAACAGCTACCATGTGACATCTTCTTCAGTAGCGGTttggataaataaaaaaaatccaccatACTGAGAATCGATACATTAATACgttaaaataagacaattatTACAGGAAAGATGCTGGGAATTAAATATAAGCTTTAATGGCCAATCAGTGCGCTCGACGGGCATGGTTTTATGGGAACGTAGTTTCAAAAAtcaaacacacataaacacaaaataattcAACCCTTTGCAAACGTACTAAATGATAAcacaaatgttatatttataaatataatttgtggATATTGTCTGCAtgtttaatctttttttattttcgaTTTTTTTTCGCCCCCACGTCACAAAGTCACATGACTGCCCCTTTGACAGGAAGAAAATGGCGATCTTCAGTGTGTATGTTGTCAATAAAGCTGGTGGACTCATCTACCAGTACGACAATTATGTACCTCGAACTGAAGTCGAAAAAACGTTTAGCTTTCCTCTTGATTTAGTTTTAAAGATTCATGATGAGAAGGTAGTTGTGTCATTCGGACAGCGGGACGGAATCAGAGGTGCGTGTTCATGTGACTGCAAACCATACACCGTGTATTAATACACACTAGTTTGTCATTCCAGTTCTTgtgatttatattaattattttcttttgtgcAGTCGGTCATGCGCTTCTCTCCATTAACGGAGTGGATGTGAATGGTAAGTACACGGCAGAAGGGAAGgagatactggaatatctgaaagaACCTGCCAACTATCCAGTGTCCATCAAATTCGGCAGATCGAGACTCACCTCCAATGAGAAACTCATGCTGGCCTCAATGTTTCATTCGTGAGTTGATTTCCTTAAATAGAtatttcacctctttgtaatgttgtttcaaacctgtatggctTACTTTCttcattaaaacacaaaagGCTTCCACATCATTGATATATcagaaataataattattgtcaATGTGGAAAGAGCTGTGCTGCTTTATTTTGAGGAaacatcatttatttaaaatataaatcctTTGTAACATACTTTTCGTTAACAATCTTACTGACTTGAAATATTTGAACAGTAGTGCAATCTATAGATAAATCATCATCAGAAGCATAATAAACCCTTCATCAAAATGATGTTATGCATTTTAAAGtgacttgtttttattagaTGTGTTTTTCCTTGTCTTTTCTAAGGCTCTTTGCCATTGGATCACAGTTATCACCTGAAGTTGGCAGCTCTGGAATTGAAATGTTGGAGACAGATATGTTTAAACTGCACTGCTTTCAAACACTCACAGGTCTGTTTTCTCTTGTTGAAATGACAAAATGATGTGAAAAGTGCAGTAAGCGATTTCTGAGAGATATTTGAAATcaacccaaacaaacacacccctccCTTCATTGCTCCACCCCCAAAATGCACAAACATGCAATGTCTCTTTACCATAGCTGAAGTGAAGCAGAATAATGCTTTGCAGAAAATAAAGTAAAGCTGGCCAACGAACTAcaagaacaaaaaaataacacagtACACATGATTATATAGAAGCAAGAATTGGTTGTTAGTCGCCAGCAGCTCCAGACAAACATTGACCCTCAAAACTGTCTTTTTACTACAGCTAACATTACAACAACAGCATCTTGGTTCTGTAAAACATCAAAACTAACATTACTCGCATACAGAGCAGAAACAACACAACTTCTGCATCGGTTTTCAGGCATTCCCAGTTTGGTATCTCTAGCACTGGAAAACTTTTTTAATACTAACGGCGGTCCTAAAGCTATTGCCTGATCATAactcttctttttttcagtaatatttctgaattctcttttgtaatgtctctcagTAGAGGTGTTAATCTTCAGTGGTCTCACGAATCAATCCAATTATCATGTCTGATTCGATTCAATATCACAATCCATTGAATACTTAATTTTCAACTTTTACTGCACATGGCTACATTTTTGTCAGTGAATACAAGCAGCCAGATATAATTactcactttttattttatctgcTCCAAGAAAGTACACTTCCTGAATGTAAACaacataaagggttacttcagtgatttagtattaagctttgtatttaaactgggtcattaatgtagtagaatgtgaaattatttttgaatttggtgtcttctagacttaGCCTGttcttaccagactctcgtacatttcatttgtacagagtCAGAGAGCGTTAACTTCCTTGAAggcgggtactctgttgaagtttaaaactattggatctgccataaccagtcgctaacgtttggtcctGCGGTTTGTCATCTCAAAATAGCGCACAATATCAACGTCATCATTTTCAGCCAATCACTTTGTTCGCTGATTGAACCGGTTAAAATTTGACCTGAGAAAACCAGAGAATATAACACAACCCCAGACAGAGTACTGAAGAGAAAATGCAGAAGTAcgttggaggaagaagaaggcTAGAATTTTCTATCACTTGCTTTGTGTTTCGCCTCTTTCCGCCATTTTACTCTAGTACAAGAAACGCGTTTGTAACTAATTATGGCAGAGAAACGCCACCAGGCTATAATCGATTATGGTCTATTACTGTATTGATTCATTTCAACACCTCTATCTCAGCCAGGTCTCTTTCTACAGTCTTTCATCAAATGTGTCTCTtgcttcctctctctctcctctccatcataaatggacacgccccctactgctgattggctacaagtgtgTTGTGCTGCTCCAATCCACTTTCAACAGATTGTCTCTGAAatcgcttactgcacctttaaaggccaattcacactgcacatacaaacaccaacaaaaacatttgtttgttttttttggatcaAAGCATTTCCCCTGTTGGTGCCTGCTGGCGTTGGTCAGGGTTTGTTTTCACCTGACTGAATTCAGCATTTGTCGGTGTCTGTTGAggcagtgtgaacatgttatttttcataaaATTCAAAATCCCATCAGCCAACTTGTTTGTTGGCGTGTATCTGTTTGGTTTGAATTGGCCTTAAGTCAAGGAATGTTGTGTTAATTTAGTGCCAAATAAAAAGTGATTCTGACAGAATTTTTCCCCCTTCTTTTTGTAGGTATAAAGTTCATTGTATTGGCAGACCCTCGGCAGTCTGGCATTGATGCCCTCCTTAGAAAGATTTATGAAATTTACTCAGACTTTGCACTGAAGAATCCTTTCTACTCTTTAGAGATGCCtatcaggtgttttttttattattattacaaacatTATAGATTTTATGAGCGTTGCCTGAGTTAATTTGATGTAAGGTTgtgtataacaaaaaaaatgcctGATTTCTTTCAGATGTGAGCTTTTTGACCAAAACctaaagaatgctttggaaATAGCAGAGAAAGCGGGGACATTTGGACCTGGATCCTGAACTGCACTTGCATTGAATGTGTTCCTCTACCTGACAAGATCTCCAGAAGTTCAGCAGTTAAACTTGTCCAGAGAAATGTTTGGGTTGCTGGCATAAGGATGTCCATCTTTTCCTCAAGCTTGAATGATTTAACTCTATTTAAGACCACTGACTCCTTTATGTTTTTTCAAATGAAGTCTTAAATTTACAGTGAGACGTAACCTTTGTAAATAATGTACATGAACAGCTTAAGTTTGTAATGTGATCTTGTGCAGAACGTCTAAGCAAGATGGAGGAGCTCAACATGCTTAATATGtatcattgaaatacatttattgGTGTCTatccaaattaaattaaatgtacacATATTTTGCATTCTGTCAACAGAATATGTAAAGTACTCTTCTTGGATCCAAGGCTAGCTCAAGTTTTAAAAAGGTCAAACAATAATATCATGAATTTGTAAatcttaaatgttttattaaataaactcaTGTGCTATTGAACAGTCACGTGATATAACTAACAGTTAGATCACATATTTCATCATACACATTTATGATTTTGTAATAATACAGATACAGAGGTAGGACCAGTTAAAGCTCTGAAACGGATGAAAAGTACAAGAAATGAATCTTATTCTAAATGATTTAATGGCAGCATTTTAAACCCACTGAATAAATGGCTTAAACATGCCTTAATAAACA
Coding sequences within:
- the trappc4 gene encoding trafficking protein particle complex subunit 4 gives rise to the protein MAIFSVYVVNKAGGLIYQYDNYVPRTEVEKTFSFPLDLVLKIHDEKVVVSFGQRDGIRVGHALLSINGVDVNGKYTAEGKEILEYLKEPANYPVSIKFGRSRLTSNEKLMLASMFHSLFAIGSQLSPEVGSSGIEMLETDMFKLHCFQTLTGIKFIVLADPRQSGIDALLRKIYEIYSDFALKNPFYSLEMPIRCELFDQNLKNALEIAEKAGTFGPGS